In Acanthochromis polyacanthus isolate Apoly-LR-REF ecotype Palm Island chromosome 15, KAUST_Apoly_ChrSc, whole genome shotgun sequence, a single genomic region encodes these proteins:
- the c1d gene encoding nuclear nucleic acid-binding protein C1D — protein sequence MAAEINTEDYPQEIDEQLTGFDSSVTEVKTMLEKLMAMNRNDLQQKLDPLDQAKLDLMSAYTLNSLFWMYLVTQGVNPREHGIKQELERIRTYMNRVKEITDKKKAARLDKGAAARFVRNALYDAEDKDSKKKVASRRAADTTSESPQPKRPKQN from the exons ATGGCAGCGGAAATCAACACCGAGGACTATCCTCAGGAGATAGATGAACAGCTGACAGGCTTCGACTCCTCAGTTACTGAAGTAAAAACCATGTTGGAGAAGCTGATGGCGATGAACAGAAACGACCTGCAGCAGAAG TTGGATCCTTTGGATCAAGCCAAGCTGGATCTGATGTCTGCCTACACTCTTAACTCATTATTCTGGA TGTACTTGGTAACACAAGGAGTAAATCCCAGAGAACACGGAATCAAACAGGAACTA GAGCGAATCAGGACTTACATGAACAGAGTGAAGGAGATCACGGACAAGAAGAAGGCTGCACGTCTGGATAAGGGAGCCGCTGCTCGCTTCGTCAGAaatgctctttatgatgcaGAAGATAAAGATTCTAAGAAAAAAGTAGCATCCAGGAGGGCAGCGGACACAACATCTGAGTCCCCACAGCCAAAGCGTCCAAAGCAGAACTGA